The Kaustia mangrovi genome has a segment encoding these proteins:
- a CDS encoding porin translates to MTSSRWFRRALLGSVATVAVTTGAQADELTALKAQLQALQTRVNQLEAQPAAPEAPEGASFITFRRGTEATADWNTSRVGDAVPSDRGFTIAITPTADLPAPVHEVTVSGYVKGDVIYDFNQDLGNQFTYTDITEGTDSAEHIRLHAEQSRFRIKSRSDTSIGQIRTLIEGDFWGGDFRVRHAWGEWDMTPNFTLGVGRYWRNFMSVDSGISTVDFNGPVGLIGTSRNNQVRLTYHDGPMEFAVSIEDPTGDSSQGNGDDLLTGAIGTITTPATATVATGGASDNLPDLNARWQYSGPGDTLFLVSGMLRDFHTDGDLGVDGDSALGWAVQGATNINLADFATLSTSVMYGDGIGNYLLGASYGAYANANGNIDTIAGLGLFAGLSFTVTDATSFNVGWGWTKMDSGDTREAADLYGEELNREIMSVHANIMWQPVQEMKLGWELMWADRKYRDGGGMDSEGNTSGTNKSDDAWRAQFGAWFYF, encoded by the coding sequence ATGACGAGTTCCCGATGGTTCCGTCGGGCCCTGCTGGGCAGTGTCGCGACCGTCGCCGTAACGACGGGCGCACAGGCCGATGAGCTGACCGCCCTGAAGGCGCAGCTCCAGGCCCTGCAGACCCGTGTGAACCAGCTCGAGGCCCAGCCGGCCGCACCGGAGGCGCCGGAGGGTGCGAGCTTCATCACCTTCAGGCGCGGCACCGAGGCGACCGCCGACTGGAACACCTCGCGCGTCGGCGACGCGGTTCCGAGCGACCGCGGCTTCACCATCGCCATCACGCCGACCGCCGACCTGCCGGCGCCGGTCCACGAGGTGACGGTCTCCGGTTACGTCAAGGGCGACGTGATCTACGACTTCAACCAGGATCTCGGCAACCAGTTCACCTACACCGACATCACGGAAGGCACCGACAGCGCCGAGCATATCCGGCTGCATGCCGAGCAGTCGCGCTTCCGCATCAAGTCGCGGTCCGACACCTCCATCGGCCAGATCCGCACCCTGATCGAGGGCGACTTCTGGGGCGGCGACTTCCGCGTCCGCCACGCCTGGGGCGAGTGGGACATGACGCCGAACTTCACCCTCGGCGTCGGCCGGTACTGGCGCAACTTCATGTCCGTCGACAGCGGCATCTCGACGGTCGACTTCAACGGTCCCGTCGGCCTGATCGGCACGTCGCGCAACAATCAGGTGCGCCTGACCTATCATGACGGCCCGATGGAGTTCGCGGTCTCCATCGAGGACCCGACCGGCGATTCGAGCCAGGGCAACGGCGACGATCTTCTGACCGGCGCCATCGGCACGATCACCACGCCCGCGACGGCAACGGTGGCGACCGGCGGCGCATCGGACAACCTGCCGGACCTCAATGCCCGCTGGCAGTATTCCGGGCCCGGCGACACGCTGTTCCTGGTCTCCGGCATGCTGCGCGACTTCCACACCGACGGCGATCTCGGCGTCGACGGCGACAGCGCGCTCGGCTGGGCCGTCCAGGGCGCGACCAACATCAATCTCGCCGATTTCGCCACGCTGTCCACCTCGGTCATGTATGGCGACGGCATCGGCAATTATCTTCTCGGCGCGAGCTACGGCGCCTATGCCAATGCCAACGGCAATATCGACACCATTGCCGGCCTCGGCCTGTTCGCCGGCCTGTCCTTCACCGTCACCGACGCGACCAGCTTCAATGTCGGCTGGGGCTGGACCAAGATGGATTCGGGCGACACGCGCGAGGCGGCCGATCTTTACGGCGAGGAGCTCAATCGCGAGATCATGAGCGTGCACGCCAATATCATGTGGCAGCCCGTCCAGGAGATGAAACTCGGCTGGGAACTCATGTGGGCCGACCGCAAATATCGCGACGGCGGCGGCATGGACAGCGAGGGCAACACCAGCGGCACGAACAAGAGCGACGACGCCTGGCGCGCCCAGTTCGGCGCCTGGTTCTATTTCTAG
- the nusG gene encoding transcription termination/antitermination protein NusG, whose translation MRWYVVQTLPHQELRAQHNLERQGYRVFCPKRLKTVRHARRTQTVLAPIFPGYLFVSLDVGRDRWRAISSTYGVARLICGDVMPTPVPEGVVETMMESADGRDVLQFVDDLKVGGRVRLLAGPFAEQLGILDGIDANGSIRVLLNIMNGTVPIRVSRDHAMPE comes from the coding sequence GTGCGCTGGTACGTTGTCCAGACACTGCCCCATCAGGAGCTCCGCGCCCAGCACAATCTGGAGCGGCAGGGCTATCGGGTCTTCTGTCCGAAGAGGCTGAAGACCGTGCGCCATGCACGCCGCACGCAGACTGTCCTGGCGCCGATATTCCCGGGCTATCTGTTCGTCTCTCTCGATGTCGGGCGCGACCGCTGGCGCGCGATCTCCTCGACCTACGGGGTCGCCCGGCTGATCTGCGGCGATGTCATGCCCACGCCCGTGCCGGAAGGCGTGGTCGAGACGATGATGGAGTCCGCCGACGGGCGCGATGTCCTGCAGTTCGTCGACGATCTCAAGGTCGGCGGCCGGGTGCGCCTGCTCGCCGGGCCGTTCGCCGAGCAGCTCGGGATCCTCGACGGGATCGACGCCAATGGCTCGATCCGCGTGCTCTTGAACATCATGAACGGCACCGTGCCGATCCGGGTCAGCCGGGATCACGCCATGCCCGAGTGA
- a CDS encoding substrate-binding domain-containing protein, with the protein MSKRLHKTAETDADAAVTLKDVADRAGVSTATVSRVLNRQGRFSRETEARVSQAVAALGYVPHAAARALASRRSRTVGAVTAALDNPIFARGVQALENRLERSGYGLLIAGSDYEADRELKQVRTMVERGIDAIMLQGDSHLPEVYDLLRRKGIAYINTWVYDPASPHPCCGFDNEQAGRNVADYLLDLGHTEIAMVAGISEGNDRARNRIRGVRAALEARGLTLDEARIVERPYSVSDGRDGLRALLRRPGPRPTAVIGGNDLLAIGVILEAQQSGLAVPDALSVAGFDDIELAANIAPSLTTIHVPVEEICTLAGDYLVARIEGRPARDHVALEARLVVRQSTTRPPAR; encoded by the coding sequence TTGAGCAAGCGTTTACATAAAACTGCCGAAACCGATGCCGACGCCGCGGTCACGCTGAAGGATGTGGCCGACCGCGCGGGCGTGTCGACGGCGACGGTCAGCCGGGTCCTCAACCGGCAGGGGCGGTTCAGCCGGGAAACGGAAGCGCGCGTCTCGCAGGCCGTCGCGGCCCTCGGTTATGTTCCCCATGCCGCTGCGCGCGCGCTGGCCTCGCGGCGCTCGCGCACCGTCGGCGCGGTCACCGCCGCGCTCGACAACCCGATCTTCGCGCGCGGCGTCCAGGCGCTGGAGAACCGGCTGGAGCGGTCCGGCTACGGCCTGCTGATCGCCGGCTCCGACTACGAGGCCGACCGCGAGCTCAAGCAGGTGCGCACCATGGTCGAGCGCGGCATCGATGCCATCATGCTGCAGGGCGACAGCCACCTGCCGGAGGTCTACGACCTGCTCAGGCGCAAGGGCATCGCCTACATCAACACATGGGTCTACGACCCGGCGAGCCCGCATCCCTGCTGCGGCTTCGACAACGAGCAGGCCGGCCGCAACGTGGCCGACTACCTGCTCGATCTCGGCCATACCGAGATCGCCATGGTCGCCGGCATCAGCGAGGGCAACGACCGGGCGCGCAACCGTATCAGGGGCGTGCGCGCGGCGCTGGAGGCGCGCGGCCTGACCCTTGACGAGGCGCGCATCGTGGAGCGGCCCTACAGCGTGAGCGACGGGCGCGACGGGCTGCGCGCGCTCCTGCGCAGGCCCGGGCCGCGGCCCACAGCGGTGATCGGCGGCAACGACCTCCTCGCCATCGGCGTCATCCTGGAGGCGCAGCAATCGGGCCTTGCGGTGCCCGACGCGCTGTCCGTCGCCGGCTTCGACGATATCGAGCTGGCCGCCAATATCGCGCCGAGCCTCACCACGATCCATGTGCCGGTGGAGGAGATCTGCACCCTTGCCGGCGACTATCTCGTCGCCCGCATCGAGGGCCGGCCGGCGCGCGACCATGTGGCGCTCGAGGCCCGGCTGGTGGTGCGCCAGAGCACCACGCGCCCGCCGGCGCGATGA
- a CDS encoding alcohol dehydrogenase catalytic domain-containing protein has translation MKALIYTGPGRLDYGETDDPAPAAGESLLRVEACCICGSDMHAFHGRDERRRPPLILGHELAGTVAEGAAAGRRVVVNPLVSCGRCGFCREGRANLCESRQMMSMNRPGGFAGLVAVPDGNLLDVPDAMPMAHAALTEPAATAWHGIVTAARTLHRPLPEARAIVIGGGAIGLLCALVLRAFGCPDIVVMETNPLRRRTVAAEGFPVVDPLKEEGDRPGAELVVDAVGARATREAAMRRARPGGVVLHIGLGDNDGGVDARRATLQEIAFIGTYTYTMTDFRSALSALAGGRLGALGWVDRRPLADGLAAFEELDRGAVAAAKIALEP, from the coding sequence ATGAAGGCGCTCATCTATACCGGGCCGGGCCGGCTCGACTATGGCGAGACCGACGATCCCGCCCCGGCTGCCGGCGAGTCCCTCCTGCGGGTGGAGGCCTGCTGCATATGCGGGTCGGACATGCACGCCTTCCACGGCAGGGACGAGCGGCGCAGGCCGCCGCTCATCCTGGGCCACGAGCTTGCCGGCACGGTCGCGGAGGGCGCCGCCGCCGGCCGGCGCGTCGTGGTCAATCCGCTCGTCTCCTGCGGCCGGTGCGGCTTCTGCCGGGAGGGCCGGGCCAATCTCTGCGAAAGCCGGCAGATGATGTCCATGAACCGGCCCGGCGGCTTCGCCGGCCTCGTCGCGGTGCCCGACGGCAATCTCCTCGACGTGCCGGACGCCATGCCCATGGCGCATGCCGCGCTCACCGAGCCGGCGGCAACCGCCTGGCACGGGATCGTTACGGCGGCGCGCACGCTCCACCGGCCCCTCCCCGAGGCACGCGCCATCGTCATTGGCGGCGGGGCCATCGGGCTTCTCTGCGCGCTCGTGCTGCGCGCCTTCGGCTGCCCGGATATCGTGGTCATGGAGACCAATCCCCTGCGCCGCCGCACGGTCGCCGCGGAAGGCTTCCCGGTCGTCGACCCGCTTAAGGAGGAGGGAGACAGGCCCGGCGCGGAGCTCGTGGTGGATGCGGTCGGCGCCCGCGCGACCCGCGAGGCGGCCATGCGCCGGGCGCGGCCGGGCGGCGTCGTGCTCCATATCGGGCTCGGGGACAATGACGGCGGCGTCGATGCGCGCAGGGCGACGCTTCAGGAGATCGCCTTCATCGGGACCTACACCTATACGATGACCGATTTCCGCAGCGCGCTCTCCGCCCTTGCCGGCGGCCGGCTCGGCGCGCTCGGCTGGGTGGACCGCCGGCCGCTGGCAGACGGTCTCGCCGCCTTCGAAGAGCTCGACCGCGGCGCGGTCGCAGCCGCCAAGATCGCCCTGGAACCCTGA
- a CDS encoding TRAP transporter small permease yields the protein MRKALKWLDENGERWLLLFLYSFIVLVIATEVFRRFALLYSSVWGEETARYAFIYLVWIGAAVAVRDRAHIRIDVITHALPPRGAALVYLFGDLLTVALACFAIYWSLDPVLVSWKYGNVTDGLRIIRVWFLMAVPFGFTVMLVRLAQSIHRDIADLIGGRPHFAGRKLFD from the coding sequence ATGCGCAAGGCCCTGAAATGGCTGGACGAGAATGGCGAGCGCTGGCTGCTCCTGTTCCTCTACAGCTTCATCGTCCTGGTGATCGCAACGGAAGTCTTCCGACGCTTCGCGCTGCTCTACTCCTCCGTCTGGGGCGAGGAGACGGCGCGCTACGCCTTCATCTATCTGGTCTGGATCGGCGCCGCGGTGGCCGTGCGCGACCGCGCGCATATCCGCATCGACGTCATCACCCATGCGCTGCCGCCGCGCGGTGCCGCGCTCGTCTATCTGTTCGGCGATCTCCTGACGGTGGCGCTGGCCTGTTTCGCGATCTACTGGTCGCTCGACCCAGTCCTCGTCTCCTGGAAATACGGCAATGTGACCGACGGCCTGCGCATCATCCGGGTGTGGTTCCTCATGGCGGTGCCCTTCGGCTTCACGGTGATGCTCGTCAGGCTCGCCCAGTCCATCCACCGCGACATCGCCGATCTCATCGGCGGCCGCCCGCATTTCGCCGGGCGCAAGCTGTTCGACTAG
- a CDS encoding TRAP transporter large permease, producing MYQLYGVPEASTELGWAVGLPLIGIVVLLALAVPVWVALGFGAIGLLVLTDVLPLTLFGEALFSGIDAFALIAIPLFILTGDVLVRSGLSDKLLDVAEATMGGFRTGFGTSTILGCGFFACISGSDAAGAAAVGRITYARLVEAGYPRPYACALIASGACTGILIPPSIAYIIIGLILGISASTLFLAAAIPGVMIMVSIMLTNIVLNRRHGYEASDLAFSLRRWLTAVWEGKFALMIPVIILGGIYSGVFTPTEAAAVAVVTTIVIGLLQGTLTLDDFPKMLLSSAKVNGVIVPIIAFALPLAQTLAALEVPQTFVQSITALTDDPVLIVLLMLGVFILAGCVMETTPNIVILAPIMLPLAESIGMNEIHFCIFMVTALGVGFVTPPLGLNLFVLASLTGEPVMGIARRAIPYVIAMLTVVLLLAFIPAISLWAIR from the coding sequence ATGTATCAACTCTATGGCGTTCCGGAAGCCTCCACCGAGCTCGGCTGGGCCGTCGGGCTTCCGCTCATCGGCATCGTCGTGCTCCTGGCGCTCGCGGTTCCCGTCTGGGTGGCGCTGGGCTTCGGGGCGATCGGCCTTCTCGTCCTAACCGACGTGCTGCCGCTCACCCTGTTCGGCGAGGCGCTGTTCTCCGGCATCGACGCCTTCGCGCTGATCGCCATCCCGCTGTTCATCCTGACCGGCGACGTGCTGGTACGCTCGGGGCTTTCCGACAAGCTGCTCGACGTGGCGGAAGCCACCATGGGCGGCTTCCGCACCGGCTTCGGCACCTCCACCATACTGGGCTGCGGCTTCTTCGCCTGCATCTCCGGCTCGGACGCCGCGGGCGCGGCCGCCGTCGGGCGGATCACCTATGCGCGGCTCGTGGAGGCGGGCTATCCGAGGCCCTATGCCTGCGCGCTCATCGCATCGGGTGCATGCACCGGCATCCTGATCCCGCCCTCCATCGCCTATATCATCATCGGCCTGATCCTCGGCATCTCCGCCTCCACCCTCTTCCTGGCGGCCGCCATTCCCGGCGTCATGATCATGGTCTCGATCATGCTCACCAACATCGTCCTCAACCGGCGGCACGGCTACGAGGCCTCCGACCTCGCCTTCTCGCTCCGGCGCTGGCTGACGGCGGTCTGGGAGGGCAAGTTCGCCCTGATGATCCCGGTCATCATCCTCGGCGGCATCTATTCCGGCGTCTTCACGCCGACGGAGGCGGCCGCCGTGGCGGTCGTGACGACCATCGTCATCGGGCTCCTGCAGGGCACGCTCACCCTCGACGACTTCCCCAAGATGCTCCTGAGCTCGGCCAAGGTGAACGGCGTCATCGTGCCGATCATCGCCTTCGCCCTGCCGCTCGCCCAGACGCTGGCCGCGCTGGAGGTGCCGCAGACCTTCGTGCAGTCGATCACCGCGCTGACCGACGACCCGGTGCTGATCGTTCTGCTCATGCTCGGCGTCTTCATCCTCGCCGGCTGCGTCATGGAGACCACGCCCAATATCGTGATCCTCGCGCCCATCATGCTGCCGCTCGCCGAAAGCATCGGCATGAACGAGATCCATTTCTGCATCTTCATGGTGACAGCCCTCGGCGTCGGCTTCGTCACGCCGCCGCTCGGGCTCAATCTCTTCGTGCTCGCGAGCCTGACCGGCGAGCCCGTGATGGGCATCGCCCGGCGCGCCATACCCTATGTGATCGCCATGCTCACCGTGGTGCTGCTGCTGGCCTTCATACCCGCCATTTCGCTCTGGGCCATCCGCTGA
- a CDS encoding SDR family NAD(P)-dependent oxidoreductase, producing MSSPSGLFDLGGRVALVTGGSSGIGRRMGEALARAGAAVVLLARREAELAGAAGAIEADGGKAAALARDLSDPAAMDMLAKEASAPFGAPDILVNAAGVNLREAPEAITPESWQRTLTLNLTIPFFLARACIAPMIAKGHGRIVNIASLQSVRAMPNGMAYGASKGGIAQLTRAMAEAWSAHGVTANAIAPGFFPTALTGPVFSDEATAAALADRTAMGRNGRLEDLDGIAVFLASEASAYVTGQVIHVDGGFTAK from the coding sequence ATGTCTTCACCATCGGGACTGTTCGATCTCGGCGGGCGCGTGGCGCTCGTCACCGGGGGCTCCAGCGGCATCGGCCGGCGCATGGGCGAGGCGCTGGCGCGCGCCGGTGCCGCCGTGGTTCTCCTCGCCCGCCGGGAGGCCGAGCTCGCCGGGGCGGCCGGCGCCATCGAGGCGGATGGCGGCAAGGCCGCGGCGCTGGCCCGCGACCTGTCGGACCCCGCCGCGATGGACATGCTCGCAAAGGAGGCCTCCGCCCCCTTCGGCGCGCCCGACATCCTGGTCAACGCCGCCGGCGTCAATCTGCGCGAGGCGCCGGAGGCGATCACGCCGGAAAGCTGGCAGCGGACCCTGACGCTCAACCTCACCATCCCCTTCTTCCTGGCGCGCGCCTGCATCGCGCCCATGATCGCGAAGGGCCATGGGCGCATCGTCAATATCGCCTCCCTGCAATCGGTGCGCGCCATGCCGAACGGCATGGCCTATGGCGCCTCGAAGGGCGGCATCGCGCAGCTCACCCGCGCCATGGCGGAGGCCTGGTCGGCCCATGGCGTCACGGCGAACGCCATCGCGCCGGGCTTCTTCCCGACGGCGCTCACCGGCCCCGTCTTCAGCGACGAGGCGACGGCGGCCGCGCTGGCGGACCGGACGGCCATGGGCCGCAACGGGCGGCTGGAGGATCTGGACGGTATCGCCGTGTTCCTGGCGTCGGAGGCGTCGGCCTATGTGACGGGCCAGGTCATCCATGTGGACGGAGGCTTCACCGCGAAATGA
- the hisD gene encoding histidinol dehydrogenase yields MTVDYLKKAERQPTTGETDTRRIVAEMLEAIREGGEERVRRYAADLDGWSGDIVVGPETIEAAAAALPERLKQDIEFAWRRVRDFAERQRASISEFEVELSPGLFAGQRLIPVRTAGCYVPGGRYAHVASAIMSIATAKVAGVENIVACSVPTDGHGGIHPGILYTMDLCGADHILNLGGVQGIAAMAYGLFTGHPADILVGPGNRFVAEAKRMLFGEVGIDLFAGPTEILVIADATADPRIVASDLVGQAEHGPDSPVWLVSLDRTLAEEVMALVPGLIAALPDTQRKAAEAAWRDYGEVALCDTREEAVAVSDRYAPEHLEVQAGDLDWWLGHLANYGSLFLGEETTVAFGDKCSGTNHILPTKGAGRYTGGLSVHKFIKTVTYQRMTREANRDVAQVMARISRLEGMEGHARTGNDRLEKYFPGEAFDTDAA; encoded by the coding sequence ATGACCGTCGACTATCTCAAGAAGGCCGAAAGGCAACCGACCACTGGCGAGACCGACACCCGCCGCATCGTCGCGGAGATGCTGGAGGCCATAAGAGAGGGCGGCGAGGAGCGCGTGCGCCGCTATGCCGCCGATCTCGACGGCTGGAGCGGCGACATCGTCGTCGGGCCCGAGACGATCGAGGCCGCCGCCGCGGCGCTGCCGGAGCGCCTCAAGCAGGATATCGAATTCGCCTGGCGCCGCGTGCGCGACTTCGCCGAGCGCCAGCGCGCATCGATCTCGGAGTTCGAGGTCGAGCTCTCGCCGGGCCTGTTCGCCGGCCAGCGCCTGATCCCGGTGAGGACGGCGGGCTGCTACGTGCCCGGCGGGCGCTACGCCCATGTCGCCTCCGCCATCATGTCCATCGCCACCGCCAAGGTCGCGGGCGTGGAGAACATCGTCGCCTGCTCCGTGCCGACCGACGGGCATGGCGGCATCCATCCCGGCATCCTCTACACGATGGATCTGTGCGGCGCCGACCACATCCTCAATCTGGGCGGCGTCCAGGGCATCGCGGCCATGGCCTACGGGCTGTTCACCGGGCACCCGGCCGACATCCTCGTCGGCCCCGGCAACCGCTTCGTCGCGGAGGCCAAGCGCATGCTGTTCGGCGAGGTCGGCATCGACCTGTTCGCCGGGCCGACGGAGATCCTCGTCATCGCCGACGCCACGGCGGACCCCCGCATCGTCGCCTCCGACCTCGTCGGCCAGGCCGAGCACGGCCCCGATTCGCCGGTCTGGCTGGTCAGCCTCGACCGCACGCTCGCCGAGGAGGTCATGGCGCTCGTGCCGGGCCTGATCGCGGCGCTGCCCGACACCCAGCGCAAGGCCGCCGAGGCCGCCTGGCGCGACTATGGCGAGGTGGCCTTGTGCGACACGCGCGAGGAGGCCGTTGCCGTCTCCGACCGCTATGCGCCCGAACATCTGGAGGTGCAGGCCGGCGACCTCGACTGGTGGCTCGGCCATCTGGCCAATTACGGCTCGCTGTTCCTCGGCGAGGAGACGACGGTGGCCTTCGGCGACAAGTGCTCCGGCACCAACCACATCCTGCCCACCAAGGGGGCCGGGCGCTATACGGGCGGGCTGTCGGTGCACAAGTTCATCAAGACCGTCACCTATCAGCGCATGACGCGCGAGGCCAATCGCGACGTGGCGCAGGTCATGGCACGCATCTCCCGGCTGGAGGGGATGGAGGGCCACGCCCGCACCGGAAACGACCGCCTGGAGAAATATTTCCCGGGCGAGGCCTTCGATACCGATGCGGCATAG
- a CDS encoding TRAP transporter substrate-binding protein: MSDKTRHHGGVSMPERRAFFRAAGAYGATTALVALGANTLMSETALAQTAQEEKERQAAAKETMTIATAYRIGTTRSYPIMQLNFKENIQNLTNGHVYVKLAPGGQLGVGTKLVEKVQAGTIQAAQHSLSNFAPFAPAVDLINIPYWVGPNQKFVNLVTSEAWKAEVDKRVQEKGFKPLFYFCIDPRTTALRRGVDGPIKTPEDLQGIKFRVPGSKILQQYYRLIGANPTPVAWGETASAIKQGVADALDPAVEALYAFGFKDILSWITFNAPVPDSQVYSCNLDWLNGLPTDIREGIEFAGEVTFQQNLAQVPASRAFAMAEMTRAGVQYYVPSEDEIAAWAEAGGHQRPEWDDWKTELGGSLEVFNTLLEAANTQGRYYVNDV, from the coding sequence ATGAGCGACAAGACCAGACATCACGGCGGCGTTTCCATGCCGGAACGCCGCGCCTTCTTCCGCGCGGCGGGCGCCTACGGCGCGACCACGGCGCTCGTGGCGCTCGGCGCCAATACGCTGATGAGCGAGACGGCGCTCGCCCAGACGGCGCAGGAGGAAAAGGAGCGCCAGGCCGCGGCGAAGGAGACCATGACCATCGCCACCGCCTACCGGATCGGGACGACGCGCTCCTATCCGATCATGCAGCTGAACTTCAAGGAAAACATCCAGAACCTGACCAACGGCCATGTCTATGTGAAGCTCGCCCCCGGCGGCCAGCTCGGCGTCGGCACAAAGCTGGTGGAGAAGGTGCAGGCCGGCACGATCCAGGCCGCGCAGCACTCGCTGTCGAACTTCGCCCCCTTCGCGCCGGCGGTCGACCTGATCAACATTCCCTACTGGGTCGGGCCGAACCAGAAATTCGTGAACCTCGTCACCTCCGAGGCCTGGAAGGCGGAGGTCGACAAGCGCGTCCAGGAGAAGGGCTTCAAGCCGCTCTTCTATTTCTGCATCGATCCGCGCACCACCGCGCTGCGCCGCGGCGTCGACGGCCCGATCAAGACGCCGGAGGACCTTCAGGGCATCAAGTTCCGCGTGCCCGGCTCCAAGATCCTGCAGCAATATTACCGCCTGATCGGCGCCAATCCGACGCCGGTCGCCTGGGGCGAGACCGCATCGGCCATCAAGCAGGGCGTGGCCGACGCGCTCGACCCGGCGGTCGAGGCGCTCTACGCCTTCGGCTTCAAGGACATCCTGTCCTGGATCACCTTCAACGCGCCGGTGCCCGACAGCCAGGTCTATTCCTGCAATCTGGACTGGCTGAACGGCCTGCCGACGGACATCCGCGAGGGCATCGAGTTCGCCGGCGAGGTGACGTTCCAGCAGAACCTCGCCCAGGTGCCCGCCTCGCGCGCCTTCGCCATGGCGGAGATGACCCGGGCCGGCGTCCAGTACTACGTGCCGAGCGAGGACGAGATCGCCGCATGGGCGGAGGCCGGCGGCCATCAGCGCCCGGAATGGGACGACTGGAAGACGGAGCTCGGCGGGTCGCTGGAGGTGTTCAACACGCTGCTCGAGGCCGCCAACACGCAAGGGCGCTACTACGTCAACGACGTGTGA
- a CDS encoding metallophosphoesterase family protein, with translation MIFSRRFGSARTAKPHHRLPPGTRAYAVGDIHGRMDCLAELLDRIAEDDARSPAEHVYEIYLGDYVDRGPQSREVIETLRAPASGGRERVCLRGNHEAVLSDCLADPGAIAHWLQFGGFETLLSYGVTPDLKASERDANDLHDRLNEAFPDTHRAFLRDLRPSFALSDYLFVHAGIRPGVALDRQSAEDLLWIREPFLGSTADHGKRIVHGHTPVDAPELLPNRVNIDTGAFMTGRLTCAVIEGTDIRFIQTG, from the coding sequence ATGATCTTCTCGCGGAGATTCGGATCGGCAAGGACCGCCAAGCCACACCACCGGCTGCCGCCCGGCACGAGAGCCTATGCCGTCGGCGACATCCATGGCCGTATGGACTGCCTGGCGGAGCTTCTCGACCGGATCGCGGAGGATGACGCCCGCAGCCCGGCCGAGCATGTGTACGAGATCTATCTGGGCGACTATGTCGACCGCGGCCCGCAATCGCGCGAGGTGATCGAGACCCTGCGCGCGCCGGCGTCCGGCGGCCGCGAGCGCGTCTGCCTTCGGGGGAACCACGAGGCCGTCCTCTCCGACTGCCTCGCCGATCCCGGCGCCATTGCGCACTGGCTTCAGTTCGGCGGCTTCGAGACCCTGCTCTCCTATGGCGTGACCCCCGATCTGAAGGCGAGCGAGCGGGACGCAAACGACCTTCACGACCGGCTCAACGAGGCCTTTCCCGACACGCACCGCGCCTTTCTGCGGGATTTGCGGCCATCCTTCGCGCTTAGCGACTACCTCTTCGTCCATGCCGGGATCAGGCCCGGCGTCGCGCTCGACCGGCAAAGCGCGGAAGACCTCCTGTGGATCAGGGAACCGTTCCTCGGCTCCACCGCCGATCACGGCAAGCGCATCGTTCACGGCCATACGCCTGTTGACGCGCCCGAACTTCTCCCTAATCGTGTCAACATCGACACGGGGGCCTTCATGACAGGACGATTGACCTGCGCCGTGATCGAGGGGACCGACATACGGTTCATCCAGACCGGCTAG
- a CDS encoding polysaccharide biosynthesis/export family protein, with protein MSVNSRLFGWLALVATLLAIPACSSGQGLAPQSAPQTAAATTQAPSYKLGPGDKLRMIVFGEPDLSGEFVVDSSGGVNLPLIGSVPAAGASVPEFKNRVTTRFRNGYLKDPKISVEVLNYRPFFIVGEVKNGGEYPYKAGLTVQDAVAIAGGYTYRADTSSAYIRRAGKDQEVEVDLDKGRVKVNPGDNIRVPERFF; from the coding sequence GTGTCGGTCAACAGCAGACTCTTCGGATGGCTCGCCCTTGTCGCCACTCTTCTGGCGATTCCCGCCTGCAGCAGCGGGCAGGGCCTCGCGCCCCAGTCCGCCCCCCAGACCGCGGCCGCCACCACCCAGGCGCCATCCTACAAGCTGGGGCCCGGCGACAAGCTGCGCATGATCGTGTTCGGCGAGCCCGACCTGTCCGGAGAATTCGTCGTCGACAGCTCCGGCGGCGTCAACCTGCCCCTGATCGGGTCCGTGCCGGCCGCCGGCGCATCGGTTCCCGAGTTCAAGAACCGGGTGACCACACGCTTCCGCAACGGCTATCTCAAGGATCCGAAGATCTCCGTCGAAGTCCTGAACTACCGTCCCTTCTTCATTGTCGGCGAGGTGAAGAACGGCGGCGAATACCCGTACAAGGCGGGCCTCACAGTCCAGGATGCCGTGGCGATCGCAGGCGGCTACACCTATCGCGCCGACACCTCCTCGGCCTATATCCGCCGCGCGGGCAAGGACCAGGAGGTCGAGGTCGATCTGGACAAGGGCCGCGTGAAGGTCAATCCCGGCGACAATATCCGCGTTCCCGAACGCTTCTTCTAA